One genomic region from Nocardia vinacea encodes:
- a CDS encoding helix-turn-helix transcriptional regulator: MDEKEAARTAVREFLSTRRDRVSPADVGLPETGTRRRVKGLRREEVALLAGVSPQYYIRLERGKATGPSRGVVDAVATVLRLDDDERAHLDRLLAALTPEARKHRKPPVKDTVSPGIRVLLDSIDHLPAVVFNSRLDVLAVNDLGRALYASMLDVENPQNTARFIFLDEHAARALFPEWERIADDTVSILRTEAGRHPDDPQLIALIGTLSTHSRTFRTRWAANDVKTHRAGTKAFRHPLFGELVLPYENLTIDAVGDQVLTVFTPQPGTSEHDAIQLLASWTAPSNPAPNQSSPKT, encoded by the coding sequence ATGGACGAGAAGGAGGCGGCGCGCACCGCGGTCCGCGAGTTTCTCAGTACCCGCCGCGACCGAGTCTCTCCTGCCGATGTCGGCCTCCCGGAGACCGGAACCCGACGTCGCGTGAAAGGTCTGCGCCGCGAGGAGGTCGCGTTGCTGGCAGGTGTCAGCCCGCAGTACTACATTCGCCTCGAACGCGGCAAAGCCACCGGCCCCTCACGCGGGGTCGTGGATGCCGTCGCCACGGTGCTGCGACTCGACGACGACGAACGCGCCCACCTCGACCGGCTACTCGCGGCCCTGACCCCCGAAGCCCGCAAACACCGCAAACCCCCGGTCAAAGACACCGTCAGCCCCGGGATCCGGGTCCTGTTGGACTCGATCGACCACCTACCGGCCGTGGTATTCAACAGCCGCCTCGATGTCCTTGCCGTCAACGACCTCGGACGAGCCCTCTATGCGAGCATGCTTGACGTCGAAAACCCGCAGAACACAGCACGATTCATATTCCTCGACGAACACGCCGCCCGGGCACTGTTCCCCGAATGGGAACGCATAGCCGATGACACCGTGTCCATCCTGCGCACCGAAGCCGGCCGACACCCCGACGACCCGCAACTGATCGCCCTCATCGGAACCCTGTCCACCCACAGCCGGACATTCCGGACCCGCTGGGCCGCCAACGACGTCAAAACCCACAGAGCGGGCACCAAAGCCTTCCGGCATCCTCTCTTCGGCGAACTCGTCCTGCCCTATGAGAACCTCACCATCGACGCCGTCGGCGACCAGGTGCTGACCGTGTTCACCCCACAACCGGGCACCTCCGAACACGACGCGATCCAACTACTCGCCAGCTGGACCGCACCCTCGAACCCCGCGCCGAACCAGAGTTCCCCGAAAACCTGA